In one window of Candidatus Scalindua sp. DNA:
- a CDS encoding DUF1573 domain-containing protein, with product MEKFRFPIFLSFLIIFGQLFFHQQLIAAETSPGSSHDSAPPPQVPEKQPQISFENPDFDFGKIFKGENVEHIYTFENLGNGVLEISKVKTSCGCTAAVLSDKTIQPGQKGEIKAVFNSGSYGGRIRKDLTVFSNDANTPQFKLTLSGEIIEEVTVNPKNINFASIYVGEELSKTFMVTSLTELDLTIEKITTSQPFVKAKIQEQNEEGFLVQVTIKDNFKIGRFNGGVYLETNSQKQPKVTVPFFGEVVGDITTYPKKIYYGNVVEGREVDQKLFVKINKENIKILGAKITPDFLSTKIKERYEQKNPHCLIEIKLHKNAAVGTLNGMLELTTNSERQPLVQIPILGEIKES from the coding sequence ATGGAAAAGTTCCGGTTCCCGATCTTTCTTTCCTTTTTGATTATTTTCGGTCAGCTCTTTTTTCACCAGCAGTTAATTGCAGCTGAGACTTCGCCCGGCAGTTCGCATGATTCAGCCCCTCCGCCTCAGGTACCGGAAAAACAACCACAAATCTCCTTTGAAAATCCAGATTTTGATTTTGGCAAGATCTTCAAAGGAGAGAATGTTGAACACATCTATACGTTCGAAAATCTTGGAAATGGTGTACTTGAAATCAGCAAAGTAAAGACATCATGCGGATGTACCGCTGCCGTGCTTTCAGACAAAACCATCCAACCAGGCCAAAAGGGAGAGATTAAAGCTGTCTTCAATTCCGGTTCATATGGAGGCAGGATAAGAAAGGATCTGACCGTTTTCAGTAATGATGCAAATACCCCTCAATTTAAATTAACCCTCTCAGGAGAAATTATTGAAGAAGTCACTGTTAATCCAAAAAATATCAACTTCGCCTCCATATATGTTGGTGAAGAACTATCCAAAACTTTTATGGTAACATCGTTAACGGAATTAGACCTCACAATAGAAAAGATTACGACCTCTCAACCTTTTGTAAAAGCTAAAATACAAGAGCAGAACGAAGAAGGATTTTTAGTACAGGTTACGATAAAAGATAACTTTAAAATCGGAAGATTTAATGGCGGGGTCTATTTAGAAACAAATAGTCAAAAGCAGCCGAAGGTCACGGTACCTTTTTTTGGTGAAGTTGTTGGAGACATTACCACCTACCCGAAAAAAATTTACTACGGAAATGTCGTTGAAGGCAGAGAGGTGGACCAGAAACTCTTTGTCAAGATCAACAAAGAAAATATAAAGATCCTGGGAGCAAAAATCACTCCGGATTTTCTCAGCACAAAAATTAAAGAAAGATACGAACAGAAAAATCCACACTGTTTAATTGAAATAAAACTCCATAAAAATGCTGCTGTTGGCACATTAAACGGTATGCTGGAACTTACTACCAATAGCGAAAGACAGCCCTTAGTCCAGATACCAATACTCGGCGAAATAAAAGAAAGCTGA
- the trpS gene encoding tryptophan--tRNA ligase: MKKRLFSGIQPSGDVHIGNYLGAIRNWINLIDDYDCIFSIVDYHAITIEYDPRQMQKRIVNAAAVNIAAGLDPDRCILFVQSRVPEHAELTWILNTLTPMGLLERMTQYKDKAKQNEKNVNVGLFDYPVLQTADILLYKGCIVPIGEDQLQHIELSREIARKFNMRYGELFPEPQHLLSDAPRIMGLDGKSKMSKSMDNYISLIEEPDTIWKKLSRATTDENRKRRNDPGNPDICNLYTLHKYFSREPEITKVNKECRSAEIGCIDCKKILSDNMVETLTPIREKSLALIDKPDDVLDVLNAGAKKCKRIAEETMEKVRSLMGLR, from the coding sequence ATGAAAAAACGACTGTTCAGTGGAATCCAGCCTAGTGGTGATGTGCACATCGGTAATTATCTCGGTGCAATCAGGAATTGGATAAATCTTATAGATGACTATGATTGTATCTTTTCAATCGTAGATTACCACGCAATAACGATTGAATATGATCCCCGCCAGATGCAAAAGAGAATCGTAAATGCAGCAGCCGTAAATATTGCAGCTGGTTTGGATCCCGACCGTTGCATCCTGTTTGTGCAATCTCGAGTTCCAGAACATGCAGAATTGACGTGGATTCTTAATACACTTACGCCAATGGGACTCCTTGAGAGAATGACTCAGTACAAAGATAAGGCAAAACAGAATGAAAAAAATGTGAATGTTGGTCTCTTTGATTACCCCGTACTCCAGACGGCGGATATCCTTCTTTATAAAGGCTGTATTGTACCGATAGGTGAAGACCAGCTTCAGCATATTGAACTTTCTCGAGAGATAGCCAGGAAATTTAATATGAGATACGGAGAGTTGTTTCCCGAACCGCAGCATCTCCTTTCCGATGCACCCAGAATCATGGGACTTGATGGTAAATCTAAGATGAGCAAGAGCATGGACAATTACATCTCCCTCATCGAAGAACCGGATACAATCTGGAAAAAACTCTCCAGGGCTACGACTGATGAAAACAGAAAAAGAAGAAATGATCCCGGCAATCCGGACATTTGCAATCTCTATACCTTGCATAAATACTTTTCCCGCGAACCGGAAATTACTAAAGTCAATAAGGAATGCAGAAGCGCAGAAATTGGGTGTATTGATTGTAAAAAGATTCTCTCTGACAATATGGTTGAAACGCTTACCCCGATAAGGGAAAAAAGTCTTGCCTTGATAGATAAACCTGATGATGTATTGGACGTATTGAATGCAGGTGCAAAGAAGTGCAAAAGGATAGCGGAGGAGACAATGGAAAAGGTACGATCTTTGATGGGTTTGCGGTAA
- a CDS encoding response regulator, translating to MRQNKINILVIDDEKDVCETLKKPLTDSGYNVNIVTKPKRTLQELKKRPYHLIILNFKMLEMKGEDLLSEMRKINSDIVIIILTADPSLHSAVKTLKDNTFDYIKKPFKIAELKEIVRKALRSKMVLRKPEEELNLKIGSKLRGLRKERRLTLKQLAERAGISVSLISQIERAESAASISTLNKIVNILNIRLRDIFKEI from the coding sequence ATGCGACAAAATAAGATAAACATACTTGTTATTGATGATGAAAAAGATGTGTGTGAAACGTTAAAAAAACCTCTTACAGATAGCGGTTATAATGTTAATATCGTAACAAAACCTAAAAGAACACTGCAGGAGCTGAAGAAGAGACCATACCACCTCATTATCCTCAACTTCAAGATGCTGGAAATGAAAGGTGAGGACCTGTTAAGTGAAATGAGAAAAATTAATTCTGATATAGTGATCATTATCTTAACAGCTGATCCGTCTTTACATTCTGCAGTGAAAACGTTAAAGGATAATACCTTTGATTACATCAAGAAACCATTTAAGATTGCTGAACTTAAAGAGATAGTAAGAAAAGCTTTGAGATCAAAGATGGTACTGCGGAAACCAGAGGAAGAATTGAATTTGAAAATAGGATCAAAGTTAAGAGGGTTAAGAAAAGAACGGAGGCTTACTTTGAAGCAACTTGCAGAAAGAGCAGGGATATCTGTGAGTCTCATTTCACAGATAGAACGTGCAGAAAGCGCTGCCTCTATTTCAACTTTAAATAAGATTGTGAATATTCTGAATATCAGACTGAGGGATATTTTCAAGGAGATTTAG
- a CDS encoding AAA family ATPase: MYYEYWGLTKAPFDNVPDPSMYAECHSSMENTIAETLFAIEEGKECIAVIVGDVGLGKTTSIRLIIDSLIQEKYKIALITNPSTTFVQILREIIGQLTGKQCEEKKKIDLLETFNKLLFTTFDEGKKILIFIDEANAISPANLENLRLLTNMQEDQRNLFTMVLTGQMELAQRLEHPKRANLFQRIGTYCRIDKIQSEDLVKTYVETRLELAGGTRTIFTEDAFPSLWKHSEHGIPRLINKVCKLSLKAGETNQLKEINREIIDQVGERFQKMTGPSTQKRRPRKRSIETMERTVPVQGKKFEHLPGQTRAGHEESEVVPAFQRENLLKATSLCKAGNYSGEERLNTVMEEKTGQTVNTFETKDLSIAFGKDSVIMNACSEELKIGEYKVVVNFSSEFMKQVQSSDPDDCIKLAGVMAAQTLKENPQLAESPASDPVYIWDQIKEFILRKIVSKKTSTV, from the coding sequence ATGTATTATGAGTATTGGGGGCTTACAAAAGCACCTTTTGATAATGTTCCAGATCCAAGCATGTATGCAGAATGTCACTCATCGATGGAAAATACCATAGCTGAAACTCTCTTTGCCATAGAAGAGGGGAAAGAATGCATCGCAGTAATAGTAGGAGATGTCGGTTTGGGTAAGACCACTTCTATTCGACTCATCATTGATTCTCTGATTCAGGAAAAATATAAGATTGCTCTTATTACCAACCCCAGCACTACATTTGTTCAGATTTTAAGAGAAATAATCGGGCAATTGACAGGTAAACAGTGTGAAGAAAAGAAAAAAATAGATTTACTGGAAACCTTTAATAAACTCTTGTTTACGACATTCGATGAAGGGAAAAAAATCCTTATATTCATTGATGAGGCAAATGCCATCTCACCCGCAAATCTTGAAAACCTGAGACTATTAACTAATATGCAGGAAGACCAGAGAAATCTTTTTACCATGGTTCTTACCGGACAGATGGAATTGGCCCAGAGGTTAGAACACCCGAAGCGTGCCAACCTGTTTCAACGAATAGGAACTTATTGCAGGATCGATAAGATTCAATCTGAAGATCTCGTAAAGACCTACGTTGAGACCCGTTTAGAACTTGCAGGAGGAACGAGAACAATTTTTACAGAAGATGCTTTCCCATCACTTTGGAAACATTCTGAACACGGGATTCCACGCCTTATCAATAAGGTCTGCAAATTATCTTTAAAAGCCGGTGAAACTAATCAGCTTAAAGAAATCAATAGGGAAATAATTGATCAGGTAGGAGAACGTTTCCAGAAAATGACAGGTCCTTCCACTCAAAAGAGAAGACCCAGAAAAAGATCTATAGAAACAATGGAACGAACGGTACCGGTACAAGGTAAAAAATTCGAGCATTTACCGGGACAAACTCGTGCTGGTCACGAAGAGAGTGAAGTTGTACCAGCTTTCCAGAGAGAGAATCTGTTAAAAGCCACATCTCTATGTAAAGCCGGGAACTATTCAGGGGAAGAACGTTTAAACACTGTCATGGAAGAAAAAACAGGACAAACTGTGAATACTTTTGAGACAAAAGATTTGTCGATAGCTTTTGGAAAAGACAGTGTGATTATGAATGCATGTTCAGAAGAATTGAAAATTGGAGAATACAAAGTAGTAGTAAATTTTTCTTCTGAATTTATGAAACAGGTACAATCATCTGACCCGGATGATTGCATAAAACTGGCTGGAGTAATGGCGGCACAAACTCTCAAGGAAAATCCACAATTAGCTGAATCGCCCGCTTCCGACCCGGTATACATATGGGACCAGATAAAAGAATTCATACTGCGCAAAATCGTATCAAAAAAAACGAGTACAGTTTAA
- the aroF gene encoding 3-deoxy-7-phosphoheptulonate synthase yields MIIVMKPNASQEEVNHVIEKVKEVGCKEILLEGTNRKVIAVIGDKRDIPPEFWDAIPGVEKAVPILTPYKIASREVKKTDTEIKINDQILGGKKIGVIAGPCAVENQDQILFIAEGVKKAGAIALRGGAFKPRSSPYSFQGLGEEGLEYLAKARELTGLAIVTEILSPDHIELVSSYADVLQIGTRNMANFLLLQAVGETKKPVILKRGMAATLDEFLLAGEYILSHGNPNVILCERGIRTFETHTRFTLSLSIVPELKRLTHLPVIVDPSHGTGVRELVRPMSKGAVAVGADGLILEVHPDPEKSYVDGPQTITIEEFEKLMEETKAIANAMGRDI; encoded by the coding sequence ATGATCATTGTAATGAAACCAAATGCCAGTCAGGAAGAGGTAAACCATGTTATCGAAAAGGTCAAAGAGGTTGGCTGCAAGGAGATACTCTTAGAAGGTACCAACAGAAAAGTTATTGCCGTAATAGGGGACAAACGTGATATTCCCCCAGAGTTTTGGGATGCAATTCCCGGGGTGGAAAAGGCAGTTCCCATCTTGACGCCTTATAAGATAGCGAGCCGTGAAGTAAAAAAAACAGACACCGAGATCAAAATAAATGATCAAATTCTCGGTGGTAAGAAGATAGGTGTTATTGCTGGTCCGTGCGCTGTTGAAAATCAGGACCAGATTCTGTTTATTGCCGAAGGTGTCAAGAAAGCCGGAGCTATCGCCTTGAGGGGAGGTGCATTTAAACCGAGAAGTAGTCCCTATTCTTTCCAGGGTCTAGGAGAGGAAGGGCTGGAATATCTGGCCAAGGCACGAGAATTGACCGGGTTGGCAATAGTCACGGAAATATTGAGCCCGGATCATATCGAACTGGTAAGCAGTTATGCTGATGTCCTTCAGATAGGGACACGAAACATGGCAAATTTTCTGCTGCTGCAAGCGGTTGGTGAGACTAAAAAGCCTGTAATTTTAAAACGCGGAATGGCTGCAACATTGGATGAGTTTTTGCTTGCGGGTGAATACATACTTTCGCATGGCAATCCAAACGTAATCTTATGTGAAAGGGGGATTCGGACATTTGAGACCCACACGAGATTTACGTTGTCTTTAAGCATTGTTCCGGAGTTAAAACGTTTAACACACCTCCCCGTTATTGTTGACCCAAGCCATGGTACCGGTGTTCGGGAGCTGGTAAGGCCCATGTCGAAAGGAGCAGTTGCAGTTGGGGCGGATGGATTGATATTAGAGGTACATCCTGATCCTGAGAAGTCCTATGTCGATGGTCCCCAGACGATAACGATAGAAGAATTTGAAAAGCTCATGGAAGAAACGAAGGCGATTGCGAACGCCATGGGGAGAGACATTTAA
- a CDS encoding tetratricopeptide repeat protein, which translates to MAEKWFMQGCKYDNLAPDSDQAIEAYKKSIKHDASFTDAYVNLGFIYLAREDYNNALKYLQKVVELEPNNSEVLNNLGYAYEKIKRLGSARQMYERALKINPGDEEAVLNIAQVLALEGNYHEAIGQYKRAIEQNPNAVSPRFCLAVLYDQHDMFDEAVVEYEGVLKRDPDNVKSLFNLGNLHVHFGNQDKAIDYLERVLKLDKDNADAWNNLGFVYQNGKNYEKAEEAFQHSLSLNPFQEEAHVNLVQIQHIRYKSNPDISEKEDIIRKLHFIMSLYPKNLHAQRLLEELAEK; encoded by the coding sequence TTGGCTGAAAAATGGTTTATGCAAGGGTGTAAATACGATAATCTTGCTCCTGATTCTGATCAGGCTATAGAGGCTTACAAAAAAAGTATCAAGCATGATGCATCCTTCACTGACGCGTATGTGAATCTAGGATTTATTTATCTTGCAAGAGAAGATTACAACAATGCCCTGAAATATTTACAGAAGGTTGTTGAGTTAGAACCAAATAATTCTGAAGTACTCAATAATCTTGGCTATGCGTATGAAAAAATAAAACGGCTGGGGAGTGCAAGGCAAATGTACGAACGGGCTCTGAAAATAAATCCCGGGGACGAAGAAGCAGTACTGAATATCGCTCAAGTACTGGCGCTGGAAGGCAACTATCACGAGGCAATTGGACAGTACAAACGAGCCATTGAACAAAATCCAAATGCTGTTTCCCCCCGTTTCTGCCTCGCTGTGCTTTATGACCAACATGACATGTTTGATGAAGCTGTAGTGGAGTATGAAGGAGTTTTAAAAAGAGATCCAGATAATGTAAAATCCCTCTTTAATTTAGGAAATCTTCATGTCCACTTTGGTAATCAGGACAAGGCCATTGATTATCTTGAAAGGGTGCTGAAATTAGATAAAGATAACGCGGATGCATGGAACAACTTAGGTTTTGTGTATCAAAATGGAAAAAACTATGAAAAGGCTGAAGAAGCTTTTCAGCACTCGCTTTCACTCAATCCATTCCAGGAGGAAGCCCACGTAAACCTTGTCCAGATACAGCATATTCGGTACAAGTCAAATCCCGATATCTCAGAAAAAGAGGATATTATTCGGAAGCTTCACTTTATCATGTCTCTCTATCCGAAAAACCTGCACGCTCAAAGACTTTTAGAAGAGCTTGCTGAAAAATAA
- a CDS encoding flavin reductase family protein, with product MKKSLGPKTIAFPTPTFIVGTYDTSGKANAMNVAWGGICCSKPPCVCISLRKSRQSYKNIVERKSFTINIPSETYSKEADYFGIVSGTDEDKFSRTGLTPTKSDKVDAPYISEFPFIIECKLLHTIEIGLHTQFIGEIVDVKAEESVLENGDDPDIEKIKPVFYSPGTRSYYGVGKNLGKAFSIGKDI from the coding sequence ATGAAAAAATCTTTAGGTCCGAAAACCATAGCCTTTCCGACACCGACTTTTATTGTAGGCACATATGACACATCCGGCAAGGCGAACGCGATGAATGTCGCGTGGGGAGGAATTTGTTGTTCAAAGCCGCCCTGTGTATGTATTTCGCTTAGAAAGAGTAGACAATCCTACAAGAATATTGTTGAACGGAAGTCATTTACCATAAACATCCCATCAGAAACCTACAGTAAGGAAGCAGATTATTTTGGAATAGTCTCCGGAACAGACGAAGATAAATTTTCCAGGACGGGACTCACCCCGACCAAAAGCGACAAGGTCGATGCTCCCTATATTTCAGAATTCCCCTTTATCATTGAATGCAAACTTCTCCACACTATTGAAATAGGATTACACACCCAGTTTATAGGTGAAATTGTGGATGTGAAGGCCGAAGAATCTGTACTTGAGAATGGTGATGACCCCGACATTGAAAAGATAAAACCTGTCTTCTATTCCCCCGGGACAAGAAGCTACTACGGTGTTGGAAAAAATCTCGGTAAGGCATTCTCAATAGGAAAGGATATTTAA
- a CDS encoding LL-diaminopimelate aminotransferase yields the protein MVKRNVNIAKLQAGYLFPEIGRRKKALLEKEPDAKLISLGIGNTTEPLSKHIVEGLQKEVTKLGTPEGYTGYDDDPQAQEFLAKLKSEISKNWYNDIVSPDEIIVSDGSKPDCGRLFFLFGSDVSVAVQDPAYPVYVDGSVMIGATGGFNSDTEEFDGIEYMRCTSENGFFPDLSKVKKTDLIYFCSPNNPTGAVATREQLKELVDFAKKNNSIIIFDAAYSEFIKEKSLPRSIFEIEGARECAIEVSSLSKPAGFTGVRLGWTIVPKELKFDDGESVGKDWQRVMGTIFNGSSNIAQHGAIAALSDIGLSEVKEKVNYYMENAKIIKDGLETLNIKTFGGINSPYIWAAFPGKKSWDVFEDILTKAHVVTTPGAGFGKAGEGFVRFSAFGKTSEIKEAVKRLQEKFKTF from the coding sequence ATGGTAAAAAGAAATGTAAATATTGCAAAATTACAGGCAGGATATTTATTTCCTGAAATTGGAAGACGCAAAAAAGCACTTTTAGAAAAAGAGCCGGATGCTAAATTAATAAGTCTTGGAATTGGAAACACTACTGAACCGCTCAGTAAACATATTGTTGAAGGACTTCAAAAAGAAGTAACTAAACTTGGCACACCTGAAGGATACACTGGATATGATGATGATCCCCAAGCTCAGGAGTTTTTAGCCAAATTAAAGAGCGAGATTTCAAAGAATTGGTATAACGATATTGTAAGCCCTGATGAAATAATTGTTTCAGACGGATCAAAACCTGATTGTGGAAGATTATTTTTTTTATTTGGCAGTGATGTATCGGTTGCTGTTCAAGATCCTGCGTATCCGGTATACGTAGACGGATCAGTAATGATTGGAGCAACGGGTGGATTTAATTCTGACACTGAAGAATTTGATGGTATAGAATATATGAGGTGTACCTCTGAGAATGGTTTTTTTCCTGATTTATCAAAAGTAAAGAAAACAGATTTAATTTATTTCTGCTCACCTAACAATCCTACAGGTGCAGTTGCAACAAGAGAGCAACTTAAAGAGCTGGTTGATTTTGCAAAAAAGAATAATTCAATAATTATTTTTGATGCCGCATATTCTGAATTTATTAAAGAAAAAAGCCTGCCAAGATCAATTTTTGAAATTGAAGGTGCCAGGGAGTGTGCTATTGAGGTCAGTTCCCTGTCAAAGCCTGCTGGATTTACCGGTGTTAGGCTGGGTTGGACAATTGTTCCAAAAGAACTGAAATTTGATGATGGAGAAAGCGTAGGTAAAGACTGGCAAAGAGTAATGGGCACAATATTTAATGGTTCATCAAATATTGCTCAGCATGGAGCGATTGCAGCTCTGTCAGACATTGGGCTAAGTGAAGTAAAAGAAAAAGTGAATTATTATATGGAGAACGCTAAAATAATCAAAGATGGGTTAGAGACGTTGAATATCAAAACTTTCGGAGGAATTAACTCTCCTTACATCTGGGCAGCATTTCCTGGTAAAAAGTCATGGGATGTGTTTGAAGACATCTTAACTAAAGCACATGTTGTCACAACACCTGGAGCAGGATTTGGTAAGGCTGGCGAAGGATTTGTTAGATTTTCAGCATTTGGAAAAACCAGTGAAATCAAAGAAGCGGTTAAAAGATTACAAGAAAAATTCAAGACATTTTAG
- a CDS encoding DoxX family protein, which translates to MGIVFFPHGAQKLLGWFEGSGFSETMGFFTEKMGIPVLLAFLAIMAESIGAVALITGFFTRIAALGIATNMIVAIFMVHLPHGFFMNWFGKQKGEGYEYHLLAIALAVALIVRGGGKFSIDGILAKMFRGLTPRKENCAATKKENPQ; encoded by the coding sequence TTGGGAATAGTTTTTTTCCCTCACGGTGCCCAGAAATTACTGGGATGGTTTGAAGGCAGCGGTTTTAGCGAGACAATGGGTTTCTTTACTGAAAAAATGGGGATTCCTGTTCTTTTGGCATTCCTCGCAATCATGGCCGAATCAATCGGAGCGGTTGCCCTTATCACAGGATTTTTTACAAGAATAGCGGCTTTAGGCATTGCAACGAACATGATTGTTGCAATATTCATGGTTCATCTTCCACACGGGTTTTTTATGAACTGGTTCGGCAAGCAGAAGGGCGAGGGATATGAGTACCACTTACTTGCTATTGCACTCGCAGTAGCGCTTATTGTCAGAGGTGGAGGTAAATTTTCAATTGATGGCATACTGGCGAAAATGTTCAGAGGTTTAACTCCAAGAAAGGAAAATTGCGCTGCCACAAAAAAAGAGAACCCGCAATGA
- a CDS encoding pyridoxamine 5'-phosphate oxidase family protein, whose product MRRKDKEIGDHLEVEELLTNALVGRLGTCSDNIPYITPVNFVYDQNKIYFHSALEGRKIVNIKSNSNICFEIDQLISIIPGTDRPCASTTEYKSIIIFGKIKIVTDIEEKTFALNKLIEKYAPQSQRLSQSSGAIIGRTGVLAIEVKEIAAKQS is encoded by the coding sequence TTGAGGAGAAAAGATAAGGAGATTGGAGACCACTTAGAGGTGGAGGAGTTACTAACAAATGCTTTAGTAGGAAGGCTGGGTACCTGTTCAGATAATATTCCGTATATAACACCGGTTAACTTTGTATACGATCAGAATAAAATATATTTTCATAGCGCTTTAGAAGGCCGAAAAATTGTGAATATAAAGTCCAACTCAAATATATGCTTCGAAATTGATCAGCTCATATCAATCATTCCCGGGACTGATCGCCCATGTGCTTCCACTACGGAATACAAAAGTATCATAATATTCGGGAAAATAAAGATTGTAACTGATATTGAGGAAAAGACCTTTGCTTTAAACAAGCTTATAGAGAAGTATGCTCCCCAGTCACAAAGGCTTTCTCAGTCGTCTGGTGCCATAATAGGCAGAACAGGTGTTCTCGCAATCGAGGTTAAAGAGATTGCCGCAAAACAAAGCTGA
- a CDS encoding helix-turn-helix domain-containing protein, whose protein sequence is MEKICIVKRRSKGIHETGGEAPRTFSEIFDTDENRSPAFEEVKGDKDNAVSFRLTPEQCEYLRPIGHIHSLMEGSPNVLSLDTERKSDGQIIFKFHFNEKKEKSLKLLKPKHVCQMLQISTSFLSKLVKEEKIKSHKLGRLRRFSLDEVIEYLTSN, encoded by the coding sequence ATGGAAAAGATATGCATAGTAAAGAGAAGAAGTAAGGGTATTCATGAAACAGGAGGAGAAGCGCCCCGGACCTTTTCGGAAATTTTTGATACGGATGAAAACAGAAGTCCCGCATTTGAAGAAGTAAAAGGAGATAAAGATAATGCTGTTTCCTTTCGTTTAACTCCTGAGCAGTGTGAATATTTGCGGCCTATCGGCCATATTCACTCTTTAATGGAAGGATCTCCAAATGTTCTTTCTTTAGATACGGAACGCAAAAGCGATGGACAGATTATTTTTAAATTCCATTTTAATGAAAAGAAAGAAAAGTCATTAAAATTACTGAAGCCGAAGCATGTTTGCCAGATGTTACAAATCAGCACCAGTTTTCTCAGCAAACTTGTAAAGGAAGAAAAGATTAAAAGCCATAAACTGGGCAGGCTTAGGCGTTTTTCACTGGATGAAGTGATCGAATACCTGACCAGTAACTGA
- a CDS encoding PQQ-binding-like beta-propeller repeat protein translates to MMVYNVIVKKPLLLVIALLLVGCNNFRISFAESDIPPWQMFRHDFRHTGLSPYKGAQGDNLKWSFKTDERITSSAAIGLDGTIYFGSVDGRLYAVTPGGKLRWSFKTGDEVTSSPAIGDDGTVYFGSRDNKLYAVTPDGTLKWSYETGGAIFSSPTIGRNDMIFFGSGDGIMYAVDLSGKLKWIYKNRLYSPISSSPSIGPDGSICFMANKGVIYALHPDGSEKWKLRIGSNAYSSFSSPSVGEDGTVYVGSENGRAYAITPHGKIKWIVNTGKSVQSSPAIGSDGTVYFGSYDKKVYAINADCTLKWSFETNGWIESSPAVDQSGTVYIGSSDGSLYAIDSGGKLKWSYQTDGWIESSPLIGADGTVYFGSNDTHLYAIGN, encoded by the coding sequence ATGATGGTATACAACGTAATAGTAAAAAAACCTTTATTATTGGTAATTGCTTTATTACTTGTTGGATGTAATAACTTCAGAATTTCATTTGCCGAATCAGACATTCCGCCGTGGCAGATGTTTCGGCATGATTTCAGACATACTGGACTCAGTCCTTACAAAGGAGCTCAAGGAGACAATCTGAAATGGTCTTTCAAAACAGATGAAAGAATTACGTCATCAGCGGCAATTGGTCTGGACGGAACGATCTATTTCGGTTCTGTAGATGGGAGATTATATGCAGTAACTCCCGGGGGTAAACTCAGATGGAGTTTCAAGACAGGAGATGAGGTTACTTCTTCTCCTGCCATAGGAGATGATGGGACGGTTTATTTCGGATCAAGGGATAACAAGTTATATGCTGTAACCCCGGATGGAACTCTCAAGTGGTCATATGAGACAGGTGGTGCAATCTTCTCTTCACCTACCATTGGCAGGAACGATATGATTTTCTTTGGATCAGGAGATGGCATCATGTATGCGGTTGATCTCTCAGGCAAGCTGAAATGGATCTACAAAAACAGGCTTTACAGCCCGATAAGTTCTTCGCCATCAATAGGCCCGGATGGATCGATTTGTTTCATGGCCAACAAAGGAGTTATTTATGCGTTGCATCCAGATGGTTCCGAAAAATGGAAACTCAGAATAGGCAGCAATGCATACAGCTCTTTCTCTTCACCGTCAGTAGGTGAAGACGGTACTGTTTATGTTGGCTCTGAAAATGGGAGAGCGTATGCTATCACTCCACATGGAAAGATCAAGTGGATTGTTAATACAGGAAAGAGTGTCCAATCTTCTCCTGCAATAGGAAGTGATGGAACTGTATACTTCGGTTCGTACGATAAAAAGGTGTACGCGATAAATGCTGACTGTACGCTTAAGTGGAGCTTTGAAACAAATGGTTGGATAGAATCCTCACCAGCGGTGGATCAATCCGGAACCGTCTATATCGGTTCAAGCGATGGAAGTCTCTACGCAATAGATTCCGGTGGAAAACTCAAATGGAGTTATCAAACCGATGGTTGGATAGAATCGTCACCCCTGATAGGTGCGGATGGAACCGTCTATTTCGGTTCGAACGATACCCACCTTTATGCAATCGGCAACTGA